A genomic stretch from Desulfotignum balticum DSM 7044 includes:
- a CDS encoding acetate--CoA ligase family protein has translation MDVIEIDAILAAAAQNNQSALTEADAKRIFKAAGMPVVSEIAVKTAQKAADAARELGFPVVLKGFGSTILHKTEAGLVCPGLATAAQIETAARKMTDQAGKDLEGFLVQPMVQGKRELVAGMFRDPQFGPVVMFGLGGIFTEAIKAVVFKIAPLTDADMDDMLTSFPGAELLNAFRGESPCDLQTLKTVLKGLSDLALSRPEIREIDINPLIIAPDGRPVAVDGLIALQHVQKTEIFRHPVDLKTLGACFYPETIAFVGASATIGKWGHMLPTNTLSRDYKGRIYLVNPKGAPIMGRPVFRSVSDIPEDVDLAVVTVPARHVKGLIPELAAKNVKGMLLVTSGFREVGETGAALEKEVVDAAAQAGILVLGPNTMGLCNPHVQLYCTAAHAYPLPGSTALVCQSGNMGTQLLAFAEQQDIGIRAFSGSGNEAMVTIEDYMEAFEIDALTRTVVLYIESVKDGRRFFNSARRVSQKKPVVVLKGGRTEQGKQAAASHTGAMASNAKVFDAACRQSGIIQVEQPLELLDLSAVFSSLPLPSGNRVAIMTLGGGWGVVAADLCAEHGLIVPPLPEEIIDRLNRVLPDFWSHGNPVDIVGEGNPDISKNCLEELLKWDGCDAVIHLGIHGKRVLVNNMVQSVSNTDPSITADQVANFKQVVLEIEEDYTRFVVQMTHTYNKPVLGVSLLTDGASKTLYRFDDLDYKGVFFASPERAVKCLSAMHQYQEWRHKQG, from the coding sequence ATGGATGTCATTGAAATTGACGCGATTCTGGCGGCCGCAGCCCAAAATAATCAGTCTGCACTCACGGAAGCCGATGCCAAACGGATTTTCAAGGCGGCCGGCATGCCCGTGGTTTCGGAAATTGCAGTAAAAACCGCACAAAAAGCAGCGGATGCAGCCCGTGAACTTGGATTTCCCGTGGTTCTCAAAGGATTTGGTTCAACGATTTTGCATAAAACCGAAGCCGGGCTGGTCTGTCCGGGTCTGGCCACGGCTGCGCAGATTGAGACGGCGGCCCGGAAAATGACAGATCAGGCCGGCAAGGACCTGGAAGGATTTCTGGTACAGCCCATGGTCCAGGGAAAAAGAGAGCTGGTGGCCGGTATGTTCAGGGATCCCCAGTTCGGGCCGGTGGTTATGTTCGGTCTGGGGGGCATCTTTACCGAAGCAATTAAGGCGGTGGTGTTCAAGATCGCGCCGTTGACGGATGCGGATATGGACGACATGCTGACTTCCTTTCCCGGTGCTGAGCTGCTCAACGCATTCCGGGGAGAATCCCCCTGTGATTTGCAGACATTGAAAACGGTTTTAAAAGGACTTTCAGATCTGGCGCTTTCCCGGCCGGAAATTCGGGAAATCGATATCAATCCTTTAATCATTGCGCCGGACGGCCGGCCGGTGGCCGTGGATGGGCTGATTGCCCTTCAACACGTTCAAAAAACAGAAATTTTCCGGCACCCGGTAGATCTGAAAACCCTGGGCGCCTGTTTTTATCCGGAAACCATCGCTTTTGTGGGGGCATCGGCCACCATCGGCAAATGGGGCCATATGCTGCCCACCAACACCCTGTCCCGGGATTACAAAGGCCGGATCTATCTGGTGAATCCCAAGGGAGCGCCTATCATGGGCCGGCCGGTATTCCGGTCGGTATCAGATATTCCTGAAGATGTGGACCTGGCCGTGGTGACCGTGCCGGCCCGGCATGTCAAAGGACTGATCCCCGAGCTGGCTGCCAAAAACGTCAAAGGCATGCTGCTGGTCACCTCCGGGTTCCGGGAAGTGGGAGAAACAGGGGCGGCCCTGGAAAAAGAGGTGGTGGATGCTGCGGCACAAGCCGGTATTCTGGTGCTGGGACCCAACACCATGGGGCTGTGTAATCCCCATGTACAGCTTTACTGCACTGCGGCCCATGCGTATCCGCTGCCCGGGTCCACGGCCCTGGTGTGTCAGTCCGGGAATATGGGGACCCAGCTGCTGGCGTTTGCTGAACAGCAGGATATCGGTATCCGGGCTTTTTCCGGATCCGGTAATGAAGCCATGGTCACCATCGAGGATTACATGGAAGCCTTTGAAATCGATGCATTGACCCGCACCGTGGTGCTGTATATCGAAAGTGTCAAAGATGGCCGGCGGTTTTTCAACAGTGCCCGGCGGGTATCGCAGAAAAAACCGGTGGTGGTGCTAAAAGGAGGCCGCACCGAGCAGGGAAAACAGGCGGCCGCCAGTCATACCGGTGCCATGGCATCGAATGCAAAAGTATTTGACGCCGCCTGCCGGCAGTCCGGTATTATCCAGGTGGAACAACCTCTGGAACTGCTGGATCTGTCTGCGGTGTTTTCCTCGCTGCCGCTGCCCTCAGGCAACCGGGTGGCCATCATGACGTTGGGGGGGGGCTGGGGCGTGGTTGCTGCCGACCTTTGTGCGGAGCACGGGCTGATTGTGCCGCCGCTGCCTGAAGAGATTATCGACAGACTGAACAGGGTACTGCCCGATTTCTGGAGCCATGGCAATCCCGTGGATATCGTGGGAGAAGGAAACCCGGATATTTCTAAAAATTGTCTGGAAGAACTGCTCAAATGGGACGGGTGTGATGCGGTCATTCACCTGGGAATCCACGGCAAACGGGTCCTGGTCAACAATATGGTTCAATCGGTTTCCAATACCGACCCGTCCATCACTGCAGATCAGGTGGCGAATTTCAAACAGGTCGTGCTGGAAATCGAAGAAGATTACACCCGGTTTGTGGTGCAGATGACCCATACATACAACAAGCCGGTGCTAGGAGTGAGCCTGTTGACGGATGGCGCCAGCAAAACCCTTTACCGGTTCGATGATCTGGATTACAAAGGCGTGTTTTTCGCTTCTCCGGAACGGGCGGTAAAATGTCTGTCTGCCATGCATCAATACCAGGAATGGCGCCACAAACAAGGGTAA
- the panB gene encoding 3-methyl-2-oxobutanoate hydroxymethyltransferase → MPSQITTATFMKMKQQGKKITTLTAYDYPFARILDQAGIDSILVGDSLGMVVQGRETTLPVTMNEMLYHTAMVARACQRALVIGDMPFMSYQGALNDAVQNAGRFLKEAGASAVKLEGGADVCPVITALAKAGIPVQAHIGLTPQSVHQMGGFRVQRDEERLLKDAKDVEAAGAFSVVLEGIPSPISEKITQALKIPTIGIGAGPHCDGQVLVLHDMLGINDRFLPKFVKKYADLAAAAGKGVADYIEEVQQGRFPSDEYEYK, encoded by the coding sequence ATGCCATCCCAGATAACCACAGCCACGTTTATGAAAATGAAACAGCAGGGGAAAAAAATCACCACATTGACCGCGTATGACTATCCTTTTGCAAGAATACTGGACCAGGCCGGTATTGATTCCATTCTGGTGGGGGATTCTCTGGGCATGGTGGTCCAGGGCAGAGAAACGACATTGCCCGTGACCATGAATGAGATGCTGTATCATACGGCCATGGTGGCCCGGGCCTGTCAACGGGCTTTGGTGATCGGAGACATGCCGTTTATGTCCTATCAGGGCGCTTTGAATGATGCGGTTCAGAACGCCGGCCGGTTTTTAAAGGAAGCCGGGGCGTCTGCCGTAAAACTGGAGGGCGGGGCTGACGTGTGTCCGGTGATCACGGCACTGGCCAAAGCCGGGATTCCGGTGCAGGCCCATATCGGCCTGACACCCCAGTCGGTTCACCAGATGGGCGGTTTCAGGGTACAGCGGGACGAGGAGCGGCTGCTGAAAGATGCAAAGGATGTGGAAGCGGCCGGTGCGTTTTCCGTGGTGCTGGAAGGAATTCCGTCTCCCATATCTGAAAAGATCACCCAGGCGTTGAAAATCCCCACCATCGGTATCGGGGCCGGTCCCCATTGTGATGGTCAGGTGCTGGTACTCCATGACATGCTGGGAATCAATGACCGGTTTCTGCCCAAATTCGTGAAAAAATATGCGGATCTGGCCGCTGCGGCGGGAAAAGGAGTGGCCGACTATATTGAAGAGGTGCAGCAGGGCCGGTTTCCCTCGGATGAATATGAATACAAATAA
- a CDS encoding Rossmann-like and DUF2520 domain-containing protein, translated as MNTNKAPKRFCIIGCGRVGINLAVFLARQGYCPGAFVSRTRDSAQKAKDWVQGGTVFNDPAKAARDCDLIFIATPDVQIKPVCDQVAAAKGFDAHSVVFHLSGALSSDILSSAREKGAATGSLHPLQSFVPYAPDASSPFQGINISIEGTDRAQTMGQQIVTQLKARPFTIPTDAKTLYHAAAVVASNYLVTVAHFALTLLGSAGLAPDKAFDILAPLIQGTLGNIASQGSVNALTGPVVRGDETIIARHLADIDKKMPRYSDLYRLLGQHTLEIARMRPDFPRAADPKLTDLLKKTSD; from the coding sequence ATGAATACAAATAAAGCCCCAAAACGGTTCTGCATCATCGGTTGCGGCCGGGTGGGCATCAACCTGGCGGTGTTTCTGGCACGCCAGGGATATTGTCCCGGGGCATTTGTCAGCAGAACCCGGGACTCGGCCCAGAAAGCAAAGGACTGGGTCCAGGGCGGGACCGTGTTCAATGATCCGGCAAAAGCAGCCAGAGACTGTGATCTGATATTTATTGCCACGCCGGATGTCCAGATCAAACCGGTTTGTGACCAGGTGGCGGCGGCCAAAGGATTTGATGCGCACAGTGTGGTGTTTCATCTGTCCGGGGCCCTGTCATCGGATATTCTGTCGTCGGCCCGGGAAAAAGGGGCTGCCACGGGATCGCTTCACCCGCTTCAGTCGTTTGTGCCGTATGCACCGGATGCGTCATCCCCGTTTCAAGGGATCAATATATCCATCGAGGGCACGGATCGGGCACAGACCATGGGTCAGCAAATCGTGACCCAGTTGAAGGCCCGGCCCTTTACCATCCCCACAGATGCCAAAACCCTGTACCATGCCGCTGCTGTGGTGGCCTCCAATTATCTGGTGACGGTGGCGCATTTTGCCCTGACCCTGCTGGGAAGTGCCGGTCTGGCCCCGGACAAGGCCTTTGATATTCTGGCGCCTTTGATCCAGGGCACTTTGGGCAATATTGCGTCCCAGGGCAGTGTCAATGCCCTGACCGGCCCGGTGGTCCGGGGCGATGAAACGATCATCGCCCGGCACCTGGCTGATATTGATAAAAAAATGCCCCGATATTCAGATCTTTACCGGCTGCTGGGTCAGCACACGCTGGAGATCGCCAGAATGAGACCGGATTTTCCCCGGGCCGCTGACCCGAAACTGACGGATCTGTTGAAAAAAACGTCTGACTGA
- a CDS encoding insulinase family protein encodes MTCHTYTPGQRIHNYKVVAVTPLPIIDSTLIQLVHDKTRARHFHIANQDKENTFSVIFRTVPTDSTGVAHILEHTVLCGSRHFNVRDPFFSMIKRSLSTFMNAFTASDWTMYPFATQNEKDYFNLMDVYLDAAFFPKIDELSFKQEGSRLDIDPSQNPELVYKGVVYNEMKGAMSSPSQVMGRALLQSLYPDTTYSNNSGGDPLEIPKLTWQDLKRFHSRYYHPSNAQFYTYGNLPLEKTLAFIHDKVLHDFDFLSVDSSVPAQPRWQTPRQETYTYAYSDTDTMDKKYQGCVAWLTCDAKDAFEVLVLTVLEQILIGNAASPLRKALIDSNLGSALADASGFEPDNRDAMFAIGLKDIEKSAVAQVESIVFSTLEKLVKEGIAPDLVESAIHQIEFYRKEITNTPYPFGIKLLLSFTGNLIHDGDPVSCINIDADLERLQQALAKGGFLEERLKTYFIDNPHRVLFTLAPDPDLESTTENQIKKELTKIYQNLSQQDLEKIKQDATQLEQIQEQQEDLSVLPTLELTDVPPEIEMISPDQLDRVTHAAGYDKATSGILYFTCPMGAGHVATSLFPLVPFFCQAFTHSGTARQSYIRMAEKIDRYTGGVTLSPFSGTYFDKEADSHVFLALQGKALDRNVPHLFDIVKEFVLTYGFTDLERLKNLLLQYQVGMESSIVATGHRYAISLSSRHLSMASHINEIWHGIAQYQTIKQIVQNITDPETAQPVMEQLAENLNTMAGGILRKDNFKPAVIGSLDAIQQADQAIGQMLVALPDGSRPAFFTPDIPRDTQAPRDGWMTNTAVSFVGQSFKTVGITHEDAPGLSVISKILRALFLHREIREKGGAYGGFAIYNSEEGIFSLGSYRDPHITRTLDVYQKACEYIMKGDYTQTDVKEAILQVCSDIDKPETPGPAAMKAFYRDIARLTDEIRRQFKDQLLQLDKNRVQAIAQKYFDLDGRQAGVSVISSKTALEQANLTLEKSGQTPLVLNKI; translated from the coding sequence ATGACCTGTCACACATATACCCCTGGCCAGCGCATTCACAATTACAAAGTTGTCGCCGTCACCCCTTTGCCCATCATTGATTCCACATTAATACAGCTGGTGCACGACAAAACCCGGGCCCGGCATTTTCATATTGCCAACCAGGATAAGGAAAACACCTTCAGCGTTATTTTCAGAACGGTTCCCACTGATTCAACCGGGGTTGCCCACATACTGGAACACACCGTTTTGTGCGGATCCCGCCATTTCAATGTCCGTGATCCGTTTTTTTCCATGATCAAGCGAAGTCTGTCTACATTTATGAACGCGTTCACCGCATCCGACTGGACCATGTATCCGTTTGCCACCCAGAACGAAAAAGATTATTTTAATCTCATGGATGTGTACCTGGATGCCGCCTTTTTCCCGAAAATCGATGAATTGAGCTTTAAACAGGAAGGAAGCCGCCTGGATATAGACCCATCCCAGAATCCTGAACTGGTGTACAAAGGTGTGGTATACAATGAGATGAAAGGCGCCATGTCCTCACCCTCGCAAGTTATGGGGCGGGCACTGCTCCAGAGCCTGTATCCGGACACTACCTACAGCAACAATTCCGGCGGGGATCCTTTGGAAATCCCGAAACTGACCTGGCAGGATCTTAAACGCTTTCACAGCCGGTACTACCATCCTTCCAACGCCCAGTTCTACACCTATGGAAATCTGCCTCTGGAAAAAACCCTGGCGTTCATCCATGACAAGGTGCTGCACGATTTCGATTTTTTGTCCGTGGATTCCTCAGTGCCTGCCCAGCCCCGGTGGCAGACTCCTCGACAGGAAACATACACATATGCCTATTCCGATACCGACACAATGGATAAAAAATATCAGGGGTGTGTGGCCTGGCTCACCTGCGATGCCAAAGATGCATTTGAAGTGCTGGTACTCACTGTATTGGAACAGATTCTGATCGGAAATGCTGCATCTCCGTTAAGAAAAGCGCTCATCGATTCCAACCTGGGATCTGCACTGGCAGACGCGTCCGGATTTGAACCCGACAACCGGGATGCCATGTTTGCCATCGGGCTCAAAGACATAGAAAAAAGTGCCGTGGCCCAGGTGGAATCCATTGTTTTTTCAACCCTTGAAAAGCTGGTAAAAGAAGGGATTGCCCCGGATCTGGTTGAATCCGCCATTCACCAGATCGAATTTTACAGGAAAGAGATCACCAACACTCCGTATCCTTTTGGCATCAAACTGCTGCTTTCCTTTACCGGCAATCTGATCCATGACGGAGATCCCGTGTCCTGCATCAACATTGACGCAGACCTGGAACGGCTGCAACAGGCCCTTGCCAAAGGCGGATTTCTGGAAGAACGGTTGAAAACCTATTTTATTGACAACCCCCACCGGGTGCTGTTTACCCTGGCACCTGACCCGGACCTGGAATCAACCACGGAAAACCAGATCAAAAAAGAACTGACAAAAATATATCAGAATCTGTCACAACAAGATCTGGAAAAAATCAAACAGGATGCAACTCAGCTGGAGCAAATACAGGAGCAGCAGGAAGATCTGTCCGTGCTTCCCACACTGGAATTAACGGACGTGCCACCGGAAATTGAGATGATCTCTCCGGACCAACTGGACCGGGTGACACATGCGGCCGGCTATGACAAGGCCACTTCCGGCATTTTGTATTTCACCTGCCCCATGGGGGCCGGTCATGTGGCGACATCGTTGTTTCCCCTGGTCCCTTTTTTCTGTCAGGCGTTTACCCACAGCGGAACCGCCCGTCAATCCTATATCCGGATGGCGGAAAAAATAGACCGGTACACCGGCGGGGTGACCCTGTCTCCTTTTTCCGGCACCTATTTTGACAAGGAAGCGGATTCCCATGTGTTTCTGGCGCTCCAGGGAAAAGCGCTGGACCGGAACGTTCCCCATCTGTTCGACATTGTAAAGGAATTTGTTCTGACTTATGGATTCACTGATCTGGAACGGTTGAAAAATCTGCTGCTCCAGTACCAAGTCGGCATGGAATCCTCCATTGTCGCCACCGGTCACCGGTATGCCATTTCCCTGTCATCCCGGCATCTGTCCATGGCATCCCACATCAATGAAATCTGGCACGGCATTGCCCAGTACCAGACCATTAAACAGATCGTTCAGAACATAACGGATCCAGAGACAGCGCAACCGGTGATGGAACAACTGGCGGAAAACCTGAATACCATGGCCGGGGGAATCTTACGCAAAGACAATTTCAAACCGGCCGTTATCGGAAGTCTGGATGCCATCCAGCAGGCGGATCAGGCCATCGGACAGATGCTTGTCGCACTGCCGGACGGATCCAGGCCGGCATTTTTCACCCCGGACATTCCCAGAGACACGCAAGCCCCCCGGGACGGGTGGATGACCAACACAGCGGTCTCGTTTGTGGGCCAGTCTTTTAAAACCGTGGGAATCACCCATGAAGACGCCCCGGGTCTGTCCGTGATCAGTAAAATTCTGCGGGCATTGTTTCTGCACCGGGAAATCCGGGAAAAAGGCGGGGCATACGGCGGATTTGCCATTTACAATTCCGAAGAAGGCATCTTCTCATTGGGTTCCTATCGGGATCCCCATATCACACGCACCCTGGATGTCTACCAAAAAGCCTGTGAATACATCATGAAAGGAGATTACACCCAGACCGATGTCAAGGAAGCCATTCTTCAGGTGTGCTCTGATATCGATAAACCGGAAACCCCGGGACCGGCCGCCATGAAAGCGTTTTACCGGGATATCGCCCGGCTCACCGACGAAATCCGCCGGCAGTTCAAGGATCAGCTGCTTCAGCTGGACAAAAACCGGGTCCAAGCCATCGCTCAAAAATACTTTGACCTGGATGGCAGGCAGGCGGGTGTTTCGGTCATCTCCAGCAAAACCGCTTTGGAACAGGCCAACCTGACGCTTGAAAAATCAGGGCAGACCCCGCTGGTACTGAACAAGATATAA
- the rsmA gene encoding 16S rRNA (adenine(1518)-N(6)/adenine(1519)-N(6))-dimethyltransferase RsmA has product MIYPGQLLKEKQIYAGKEMGQNFLSNPETARMIVDRTGIDRHTRVLEIGPGLGALTIPIAKITRHITVVEKDRRLIPLLTQVLESHEIDWVRVVNQDFLKTDIAALAQGQKLVVMGNLPYNISSQILFQLIRARDSVGSAFLMFQKELADRILATPGNKAYSRLSAVSQYAADIRRLVNIGPGAFFPKPEVDSTVLSFDFFSSRSFSPDMEQQLFTVIKAAFSKRRKSLKNSLVGPDLGLDKPTIAQALKNADITPERRAETLSVKEFETLTRAVEPFLIKE; this is encoded by the coding sequence ATGATATATCCAGGGCAGTTACTCAAAGAAAAACAGATTTATGCCGGTAAGGAGATGGGGCAGAATTTTCTGTCAAACCCGGAAACAGCCCGTATGATTGTGGACCGGACCGGTATTGATCGCCATACAAGGGTGCTGGAAATCGGCCCCGGTTTGGGCGCCTTGACCATTCCCATTGCAAAAATAACCCGCCATATCACGGTGGTGGAAAAGGACCGGCGGTTGATTCCCTTGCTGACGCAGGTGCTTGAAAGCCATGAAATCGACTGGGTCCGGGTGGTGAACCAGGATTTTCTGAAAACCGATATTGCTGCTTTGGCCCAGGGGCAGAAACTGGTGGTCATGGGCAATCTGCCCTACAATATTTCGTCTCAGATTCTGTTTCAATTGATCCGGGCACGGGATTCGGTGGGCAGCGCTTTTTTGATGTTTCAAAAAGAACTGGCGGACCGGATCCTGGCAACTCCGGGCAATAAGGCTTATTCGCGGTTGTCTGCGGTTTCCCAATATGCCGCCGATATAAGGCGGCTGGTGAATATCGGGCCGGGTGCTTTTTTCCCGAAACCGGAGGTGGATTCCACGGTACTGTCATTTGATTTTTTTTCTTCCCGGTCCTTTTCTCCGGACATGGAACAACAACTGTTTACCGTGATCAAGGCGGCATTTTCAAAGCGCCGAAAATCATTGAAAAATTCTCTGGTCGGCCCGGATCTTGGGCTGGACAAACCCACGATTGCACAAGCGCTGAAAAACGCGGACATAACACCGGAACGCCGGGCTGAAACCCTGAGTGTGAAAGAATTTGAGACATTGACCCGGGCGGTGGAACCGTTTTTAATAAAAGAGTGA
- a CDS encoding LL-diaminopimelate aminotransferase, with translation MIRANENYQKLKASYLFSDIARRVDQFQKENPDIRVIRLGIGDVTKALPPAVVTAFHKGVDDMADDATFRGYGPEQGYAFLREKIAVHDYQARGADISADEIFVSDGAKCDTGNFQELFAGDIKIAIPDPVYPVYLDTNVMAGRTGEFVDGRYKDIVYLDCIKENRFLPQLPETPVDLIYLCFPNNPTGTCASKADLAQWVDYARKNHALILFDAAYESFIRDASLPRSIYEIDGAREVAVEFRSFSKTAGFTGTRCGFTVVPKECRVFLNNGETVSLHGLWNRRQSTKFNGVSYPVQKAAEAVYTREGQAQISELTAGYLENADIIGKTMVDLGFEYVGGDNSPYIWVDGQGRDSWDFFDLLLHKAGVVCTPGGGFGRCGSPYIRISAFNSRENVVDAMTRMKEALK, from the coding sequence ATGATCAGAGCCAATGAAAATTATCAGAAATTAAAAGCGTCCTATCTTTTTTCAGATATTGCCCGGCGTGTGGATCAGTTCCAGAAGGAAAATCCGGATATCCGGGTGATTCGTCTGGGCATCGGAGATGTGACAAAAGCCTTGCCTCCGGCGGTGGTAACCGCATTCCACAAAGGCGTGGATGACATGGCAGATGACGCCACGTTCCGGGGATACGGCCCGGAACAGGGGTATGCGTTTTTACGGGAAAAAATTGCAGTCCATGATTACCAGGCACGGGGAGCGGATATCTCGGCGGACGAGATCTTTGTCAGTGACGGCGCCAAATGCGATACCGGCAATTTTCAGGAACTGTTTGCCGGTGATATTAAAATCGCGATTCCGGATCCGGTGTATCCGGTGTACCTGGATACCAATGTCATGGCCGGCAGAACCGGGGAATTTGTGGACGGCCGTTATAAGGACATTGTCTACCTGGATTGTATCAAGGAAAACCGGTTTCTTCCCCAGTTGCCGGAAACCCCGGTGGACCTGATCTATCTGTGTTTTCCCAACAACCCCACCGGCACCTGCGCCTCCAAAGCTGATCTGGCCCAGTGGGTGGATTATGCCCGCAAGAACCACGCATTGATCTTGTTTGATGCGGCGTATGAATCTTTTATCCGGGATGCATCTTTGCCCAGAAGTATTTATGAAATCGACGGGGCCCGGGAAGTGGCCGTGGAATTCAGAAGTTTTTCCAAAACCGCCGGATTTACCGGGACCCGGTGCGGATTTACCGTGGTTCCCAAAGAATGCCGGGTGTTTTTGAACAACGGGGAGACCGTGTCTCTGCACGGGCTGTGGAATCGCCGTCAGAGTACCAAGTTCAACGGGGTTTCCTATCCCGTGCAAAAAGCTGCAGAAGCCGTATACACCCGGGAAGGACAGGCCCAGATCAGTGAATTGACCGCCGGGTATCTGGAGAATGCCGATATCATCGGTAAAACCATGGTCGACTTAGGATTTGAATATGTGGGGGGAGACAATTCCCCTTATATCTGGGTGGACGGCCAGGGCCGGGATTCCTGGGATTTTTTTGATCTGCTGCTGCATAAAGCCGGGGTGGTATGTACGCCTGGCGGCGGATTCGGCAGATGCGGCAGTCCATATATCCGGATATCCGCGTTCAACAGCCGGGAAAACGTGGTCGACGCCATGACGCGGATGAAAGAGGCATTGAAATGA
- a CDS encoding molybdopterin molybdotransferase MoeA yields MSHFFKVKTLDDVLSMTRNFDPADTERVDISDAFSRILAQNLTAPGDMPGFRRATMDGFAVNAAATFGASESTPAWLEIQGTVLMGQVPDFELGPGKAVRISTGGMLPKGTDAVVMVEHTQTIDDASVEIYKSVAPLQHVIDANEDFSSGDVVLEAGTFIRPQEAGLAAGLGFTTLPVHRVPVVGIISTGDEIIPIDQEPAPGRIRDINSYALSGFVQEAHAKVIRYGIVKDDPDQLQAACEKALAQTDMVLISGGSSVGTRDYTVEVLSALPDTRILVHGMSVSPGKPTILAKSGTKPVWGLPGQVVSAMVVMKMVVIPFLNRIQGYRQPKPVMRVPAILTRNVASAQGRRDFVRVMLENGPDGMTAKPVLGKSGLIRTMIHADGLLDIGENLEGLEKHTVTQVILL; encoded by the coding sequence ATGAGTCATTTTTTTAAAGTGAAAACCCTGGACGATGTCCTGTCCATGACCCGAAATTTCGATCCTGCTGATACCGAGAGGGTGGATATCAGTGATGCGTTTTCCAGAATCCTGGCACAAAACCTGACAGCGCCCGGGGATATGCCGGGATTTAGGCGGGCCACCATGGATGGATTTGCCGTCAATGCCGCTGCTACCTTCGGGGCCTCGGAATCCACACCCGCCTGGCTGGAGATCCAGGGAACGGTTCTGATGGGTCAGGTGCCGGATTTTGAACTGGGGCCCGGAAAAGCCGTCCGGATCTCCACCGGGGGCATGCTGCCCAAAGGGACGGATGCCGTGGTGATGGTGGAGCATACCCAGACCATAGATGATGCATCGGTCGAAATTTATAAAAGCGTGGCACCGCTTCAGCATGTGATCGATGCCAATGAGGATTTTTCATCCGGGGACGTGGTTCTGGAAGCCGGTACATTCATCCGTCCCCAGGAGGCCGGGCTGGCTGCCGGGCTGGGGTTCACCACGCTGCCCGTACACCGGGTGCCGGTGGTGGGTATTATTTCCACGGGAGATGAAATTATTCCCATCGACCAGGAACCGGCCCCGGGCCGGATCCGGGATATCAACTCCTATGCCCTGAGCGGTTTTGTTCAGGAAGCCCATGCCAAAGTGATCCGGTACGGGATTGTCAAAGATGACCCGGATCAGTTGCAAGCGGCGTGTGAAAAAGCCCTGGCACAAACCGATATGGTGCTTATTTCCGGGGGCAGCTCCGTGGGGACCAGAGATTATACCGTGGAGGTGCTTTCCGCGCTGCCCGATACCCGGATACTGGTCCATGGCATGTCTGTGAGCCCGGGCAAACCCACCATTCTGGCAAAAAGCGGCACCAAGCCGGTATGGGGTTTGCCCGGCCAGGTGGTCTCCGCCATGGTGGTGATGAAAATGGTGGTGATCCCCTTTTTAAACCGGATTCAGGGGTACAGACAACCGAAACCTGTGATGCGGGTGCCGGCTATACTGACCCGGAACGTGGCGTCTGCCCAGGGCCGTCGCGATTTTGTCCGGGTGATGCTGGAAAACGGCCCGGATGGTATGACGGCAAAGCCGGTTCTCGGCAAATCCGGCCTGATTCGAACCATGATTCATGCCGACGGTCTTCTGGATATCGGCGAAAATCTGGAAGGGCTGGAGAAACATACCGTCACCCAGGTGATTCTTCTTTAA